TGCAGGAGGCAGAGGATGCGGTGTTGGCGTTGATTGCGCAGCATTGTGATCCGGAGCATCCGGCTCCGTTGGCGGGTAACTCGATTGCGACGGATCGTTCGTTTATCCGCGCGCAGATGCCACGGTTGGATAAGGCGTTGCATTACCGCATGGTGGATGTGTCTTCGGTGAAGGAGTTGTCGCGCCGGTGGGCACCGCGTGTGTATTTCAATCAACCCGATAAGGGGATGGCTCACCGCGCGTTGGCGGATATTGTGGAGTCGATTCGCGAGTTGGATTATTATCGTCGCGCGTGGCTTATTAGCGATCCAACTTCTGAAGATGCAGAGTCCGCTAAGGCCGACGCAACGGCCGCCTACCAGCAGTTTTTGCAATAATCGGTTTGTAGGTTAATATTGTCACCGTTGCTTAAGCAAGCAGCAAATGGTGGCTGTAGTTCAGCTGGTAGAGCACCAGGTTGTGATCCTGGGTGTCGCGGGTTCGAGCCCCGTCAGCCACCCCGACTGAAAACCCTCGAACCTTTATGATTCGGGGGTTTTCGCTATACTGCCCCAATGATCAATGCCAAGGTTCATGTTGCCGTTCCGACCGCGTTTTATGCGGATGAGTCGTTGAATATTGCTGCCACGTTGGCGCATGCGCAGTATTTGTTGGATCACCAGATTGAATCGGTGATGTTGTGCGGTTCAACAGGCGAGCAACATAGCCTTGATCTTGATGAGAAGATTGCGCTTGCTCGCGCTGTGGATCGCGCGAAGTGGCCACAGGGGGCGGAGATCATTTTCGGCGTTTCGGCGATCCGGCAGAGCCATGCGGTGCGTTTGGCGCAGGAGGTGGCGCAGTGTGAGCGTATCGACGCCATCTTGGTGGGGTTCCCGCCGTATATTCGTCCGACCCAAGACCAGGCGCGTCGGTTTGTCACTGCGATTACTCAGGCGGCTGGCAAGCCTGCGATTATTTACAACAATCCGGCTCGTACGGGTTTTGATGCCAGCGCTAGCACGTTGGCACAGTTGTGCATGCTGCCGGATGTGATCGGCGTGAAGGATCCTGGTGGTGCGCCGAAGTTAGCGGAGGTTTCTCGCGAGATTGCACCGTTTCGGGCGCGGTATTACGCCGGTGGCGAGTTGGATCTGCATGCGAAGGTTGCGCATGGCTATACGTATTTATCGTCTGTGGTGGGCAATATTGCACCGGAGGAGACGGTGGCATGGTTTAACGCGCTGCGCCAGGGTGAAGAGTATGAGGGCAGTGCGAAGCTGCGGGAGCTTATCGACCAGCTTTTTGCCCACCACCCTATCCAGTTTTTGAAGGAAAAGATTTCGGCCCAAGAGGGTATCAACATGGGGTCATGCCGTCTTCCTCTCGGGCCGATTGTGGATTAGTTAGCCGTTGGCGTTTCCGGCTTTCCAGGTGTCCCAGTCAATGTTCCAGTCACCGAGGCCGTCGTAGCCGTTCAGGGTGCCGCCGATGGTGTTTTGCACACGGACGATATCGCCACGTTTGACGTAGTTTTGGAACCACGCGGCGTTGTCGGTGCTCACGTTGATACAGCCGTGGGAGGTGTTGCTGTTTCCTTGTGCCCACACGGACCATGGTGCTGCGTGGACGTAGATGCCGGAGTAGGACATCTGGGTGGCAAATTTTACCTCTGTGCGGTAGCCGCCGTCGTTGTGGGCTAGGCCGTAGGATTCGGAGTCCATAATCAGCGAGGGGTTTTTGTCGCCGATGGTGTAGATGCCGTTGGGGGTTGGCCATTTGTTGGCACCCATAGAGACGGGCATGGAGTTGACCTGTTCGCCGTTTTTGTAGATCACCATGGTCTTGGTAGCGTCGTCGGCCACGGCCTCGACACGGTCGCCGATGGCAAAGGTGGCGCTGTTGTCGTTGTCGCCGTAGATTCCGTTGCCGAGGTCTTTTCCGTAGAGATCGGCTTTGACGGTGACTTGGGTGCCCGGTTTCCAGAAGTGTTCGGGGCGCCAGCGAACCTCGTAGGGGCTGATCCAGAAGAATGCGCCTTCTACGGCTGGCTCGGTGGTGATTTTAACTGCATCTTCGACCGCCTTGCGATCATTAATCGCGTAGTCGAAGCGCAGCGCGATGACCTGTGCCACGCCCACGGTAGCGCCGTCGAGAGGCGCAAGCGATGCGAACGCTTGGCCGTCGGGCACCACGGTAGTGAACTCGGTGGTGGTTTTCTCCCCGTTGCGGTCGGTGGCTTCTACGGTGTAGCTGCGCGAGTAGCCAAGCGGCTCGGTGGTGCGCCAGGAGCGGGCGTCGGTAGCCATCTCCCCTTCTACGATTTTGCCGTTCTCGTTGGTCATAGTGACATCGGATAGTCCCTCGCCGAGAGACTTCACCACCACGGGGTCCGCGGGGTTTACCTTGGACGCACCATCCGACACACTGACGACGGGTGCAGGTTTCTTTTCTACAGTCGTCGAGGCCGCCTGTTCTTTTTCTGGGCTTGCCGAATCAATCGTGCATCCCGTTACCCCGAGCGCTAGGCCCGCCACTAGGGCGACCATCCGCACATAACAGCGCTTGCTCACCACTGTCCCTCTTCTCTTATTACTAAGCCGTTTGACCGCGCATATCCCGCGAAGACAACAGGTTTCCATCCTATGCTCTACAGCCATTGCCACCTAGGTCACCTGATGCTTTGTTGCTACATCGTTATCGAACAAGCCCACCCCGAGCGTTACTACCCAGCCCTTTACACAAACAACTACAACTAAACACCCAAAAATATGACTCTGAGCAGGCGATTTTACATATTTCTTGTACCGCGTTATATTTATCTCCGTTGCCAACGCAGCCCAGAGAGACTGCAAAGCAAAGAAGCGCCATTAGCTCAATTGGCAGAGCAACTGACTCTTAATCAGTGGGTTCGGGGTTCAAGTCCCTGATGGCGCACAGTTTCACCCCCGTTGGGATTATCCCCAACGGGGGTTTTTCCTGTTTCTAGCCAAGTGCGATCAACGCCAGTGGCAAAGGCAATCAATGTAAGCGATGAACGCCGGGGGGTTGCGTCGCCGCGCTCGATGTTCGCAATGGCCGTCCTAGATAGGCCAGTCTTTTCCGCAAGTTCCGACTGCTGTAGTTGGGAATATTCACGTGCCAACTTAACGCGGTGCTTTAGCTCAAACCGGGGCACAAACCCAGCTCCATCAATTGCAATAGTCATATGTCCATTTCTAGTCCTGACATGGCCTAATGGTCAAGTGTCTAGCGATAAACTTAACTCACGTTCACTACAGAACTTGACACAAGATAACCTGTGATCCATTATGAACACATGTCAAGTTCACTAGATGTCCCTGACCTTGTGGGGACGGTAGACGCCGCACGGATACTGGGTGTGTCTCGTGGATCCGTTATCAACTTCGTCAAAAAGGGCCTACTCACCCCACAGGCCCGCCTCGGAAAACGCGGAACGTTCGCATTCCAGGTTCAAGACGTTCACGACCTCCGAGAGGATCGCAGGAAATGATGCTTGATTCACTAATAAGCAGCGGCCTCCCCGATCTCTTCCTAATCCTCGCCGTTCCATCGGTCGTTGTAGGTGCTCTAGCACTGACAGATAGTGACGCACGCAATGCCATGGATTAACGGCGAATGGCGACCATACCGCCGCAATAGTGCAGGGATCCGCTGCGATAGCTGCGGTCTTACATTCCGAGCCGGTGGGATACCACCAAAAAACAGCAACGGTGAACGCATATGTTCCGACTGCTACGCCAAGCGCCCAGCCCCAATAAAAATTGGGCTCTTCGCCCAATAACCACCAATCACGTCACGTGCCGCGACGCTAAAGCGGTAGGCCGGTTAGCCGCCGGTGCCGTCCTGGGTTAGAGCCAGATCACTTCCCCGATGATGGGGAACGTAGCGCGGTAAAGGCAGACTCGGGCGCGCCAAGGGTAGCCCCTTGAGGTATGCGTTCCCTGCGTCCCAGTCCTGACTCAAGCGATTAATACCCGCAGAGTGCGTAAGAACGAACGACCAACCGACCGACGGAATGTAACCGTCGGTGCTTCTTATTGTCCAAACAATAAGGGGCACCTCTCTCACTCCCGCCCTCCCTCTGGAATGGGGCGGGGTGGTTGAGGTGCCTTCAACCGATAGGAGACATGAATAAATGAAAGCAAACTCAACCACCCCCGCACCCGCACATACTTGGATCACCGATGCAGCATGCATCGAAGATGATCCACGAGACTACGACGTAGACGCTCCGTTCCTGCGAGCACTCAGTGAGAAGCAGCTCGATTCCACCTACGCATGGCAGCGCATCACCAACCTGAAGTGCACCGCATGCCCCGTCGCTCACCTATGCGCCGTTGATGCACTCCACCACAAAGACATTGAGGTATTCCGCGGCGGCCTGCCCATGTTCTCACGCCATAGCCGAGGTCCCTCACTACGCCGCATCATCGAACCCTTACTCCATCGCGTCGCCGCCGGTGAATCGGTAGAAGAGCTACAGACAATCGCCTTTGGCGCGCTACTCCGCTACGTGAGCAAATGAGTTGGGGCGGTCGGCATGCACAGCGCCTCACTGCGCTAGTGCTCGCAACTTACGGCGACCGCTGTCACCTATGTGGCGAGCTCGGTGCAAACACAGCAGACCACCTCATACCACGCGCCGCCGGTGGCGACGACAGCCTGGCGAACATGCGTCCTGCTCACCGCTCGTGCAACTGCTCCCGACAAGACATGCCGCTCGCCGAGTGGCGAGCCCGCCGGATCGACGCGACCCGCGCCTCGCGTGCTCAACCCTCCCGCCCGTGGCTGTGACCCCCACGGTGTTTTAGAGGGTGGGCCGCCGCGGGAAGTCCCGCGCCCAACTTTCTTTTTCTCCGGACTCTCATAACTAGGGGGTCGGTACATTACAAAACCCCAGCTAGGAATGCAAAAAACAATGCCAAGACCAGACCCAAAACGACCACGCGAGGGACAAATCGGACTCTTTGAATCGGAAGCAGTTCAAGAACCAGGCAAAGTGCTCCGTGGTCGACATTCCGACGCTATGGATCGCTCCATCGCCGCCGCCAAGGCCGCCGATCTTGTCGATGACATCGATGACGGCATTCTTACCGTCCTGCGATCCGGTGCGTGGGCACTCGACGCGCTCGAATCGCAGAACAAGCCTTATGGACCCGCTAAATTGATCGATCCCCTGATCAACGCGTTGCGTGAAGCGCGCCTTACCCCTGATTCCCGCGCCGTAGCAACCGACGACGCTATTAACCAGCTCATGACGGAATTAACCAGCGATGATGAACCTACAGACCCCACCACCTCGGTACCACACACCACTTACACCAGGCGCGAAAAGCAGAGGCTACGCGGTAGCTAAGGTTGCAAAGCATCTCGGGAAACCGCTTCTTCCATGGCAATTGAAGCTGAACATCGGTGCCGGTGAACTCGACGATAACGGTAAATTCCGTTATCACACCGTTCTCGCTTCGGTGCCCCGCCAAAGTGGAAAAACAGCCGGTTTCATGTGCACCGCGATCGAGCGCACACTGACCAATCGGGAAGCCCGTGTGTGGTACACCGCCCAATCCGGTGCCGCCGCTCGCGAGCGGTGGATCAAAGAGGCTGCACAGCCCGTTGACGCTAAGCTACATGGGCTCTTCCGGATCAAATATGGGGCCGGTGACACTCGTATGCGTATCCCCGCGACCGATGCCGAGTTTAGGCCGATGCCGCCCACCGCACAGTACCTCCACGGTGAGCAAGCCAACTTCGTAGGCATTGACGAACCGTGGGCACACTCCGAGGCTGAGGGCGCGGCCCTTTTGCAGTCCGTAATCCCTACGATGGCCACTCGTGAAGATAAGGGGCGTGGTACTCAACTGTGGTACTTCTCTACCAAAGGAACCGCCGCCTCGACGTGGTGGCACAACATGTTGGATGACGCGATCAACAACCCCAAATCCGGCGTGTTTGTCGCCGACTATGGCATCGCACCTGATGTTGACCCGACCGACATTGAGGCAGTGATCGCCGCACATCCAGGAGTCCACGGCGGGCTCATTGCCCCACAAGCAGTCTACAAAGCCGCCGACCAGCTCTCCCCCGCCGAGTTCGCACGCGGCTATGGAAACGTCGCAACCACCACACACTCACCGCTGTTTGATATGCACCGCATTGACGCGATCGAGACTGACGACCCCCTCGACGCTGGCCCCGTCCACATCGGTGTCGCTGTCGCATGGGATCGCTCACTATCTGCGATCGTCGCCGCCGGTCGCATAGCAGGAACCCCCGCCATCGAGGTGATCGCCGCCCGCCCTGGCGAGTCATGGCTCACCGCTGCGATCGACAAGATCGCCGCCCGCGACGATATTGCCTCCATCTCGATCGACTCCCACGGCCCCGCATCCTCGATAGCCGAGCATCTGATCGCCGCCCGCGACGACATCACCGCGATTGGCCCTGATGATCTGGTCATCGGCACCGAAAAGTTCATGACCGCCGTTGAATCGGATCCCCCCGCCCTTGCTCTTCGCCGTGACACCGGCCTACGCGACGAATTGCCCGCCCTGAAACTGCGTTATCTCGGTGATCGAGGCCGATTGATTAGCCGCCGACAGTCCCAAGGTCCTATCCCCCGCATCGAGGCTGCTGTTCTTGCTCTTCGCCGCCTCGAAGCCGTCCAAGAAGTCAAAATGCCCGCCCCCGTGATCTGGAGTCTTTAATGAAGCTCGAATTTTCCGAATGGTCTGGAGTTGTTGTCGTATGCCCTGATTGTGGGCATTGGCGTGGGCACTTCCCGACACGTGGTAGCGCATGGATCGCGCTTGCCCGCCACTACAAGGATGCACACGGCGATTATCACGCCGCCGAAAAGGCCCGCCTAGCTGCGCTAAAGGTACGTGATTCGAGCTAAGTAACGCGCTAGCCCCACCATAGTCGCCATGGGAGTACTACAGAACTTGCGGGATGCACTCGCACTACCATCGCTGGCTGCTGCTCACACTGCCAGCGTTGAAAGCCCGTGGGCTACGCGAGGGAACCTGCTGCCTGTTAGTACTCCCGACTTTCTCGAGCAATCTCACACAATCTCGCGTGCCGGCGCTATGTCCCTACCGCCGGTAGCGCGTGCCCGCCGCATCATCGTTTCATCGATCGCCCGCTGTGACCTCGCTGCCTACCGTGGCGACGAACAGATCGATACGCCCGATTGGCTCACCAGCACCGATGGTGTCATGTCTCCGTATCACCGCATGGTGTGGACAATTGACGATCTCTTCTTCCACGGCTGGTCACTATGGGCCATCGAGCGTGACCGATCTGGTGAGATCCTCGCCGCCGATCGTGTCCCGTTTGATGATTGGTCGATCGATCCCGAGAACCGCGTGACGTGGAACGGCACCCTCGTGGGGGAAGATCAAGTAATCCTCATACCAGGTGTTGATGATGGGATACTTCGACACTCGCAAGCGCTCATTGATGCCCGCGAGCTGTACGCAGCGGCCTCCCGTGCTAGCCGATCCCCGGTCGCTCATACCGAGCTCCACCAAACCGGCGGTGACATTCTCTCCCAAGAGGGAATCTACGATCTGCTATCTGCGTGGGCTCGTGCCCGCCGAGCACCCGACGGTGCCGTGTCCTTCACCCCGCCGAACATCGAGGTGAAAACCCATGGTAGTGCCGACTCCCACCTACTCGTAGGTGGACGCAACGCGGCGGCTGTAGACATCGCCCGTGTGTGTGGAATCCCCGCTGTGCTACTCGATGCATCCACCGATGCTGACAAGTCGATCAAGTATTCGAATGTCGACACCCGCAATATCGAGCTAATCGACTACTGCCTAAACAGCTTCATGGCACCGATCGCCGCACGACTGGGAATGGATGATGTGGTCGCCCCTGGCATTCGACTCGAGTTTGATACTGAACGTCTTACATCACTCACCGACGTGAGTGTGCCTGATGACGAGAATAGGAACCAACAATGACCATCTATGGTGTTGACGTATCTGTCCATCAAAACGGGCTAAGCCTCGTGCAGGCAAAGAAAGAGGGCTACGACTTTTGCATCCTGCGAATGTGTGACGGAACATTCCGTGACGTGGCATTCCGCTCACACCTCGTCGATGCCGAGGCCGCCGGAATGTTAATTTCGGTGTACTGGTATCTGCGGGCACCATCCGAGGGCACCACCATCGCCCAACAAGTCGATATGATCGACTCCCAGCTCCAAGGGCGAAAAGACTTGGCTGTCTGGATCGATGTCGAATCGGTGACCAAAGCAGGAATCAAGACGCTAACCGGCGCTGATGTGTGGGCCGCAAAGAAAGAGCTCGAACGTCGTGGCTACACCGTCGCCGGTGTATATAGCGGCGCGTGGTATTGGGAAAACATGCCAGGCGGTGAACCATCAATGCAGGGCCTCGGCTACCTATGGGTTTCCAGCTATGGCCGCAACCTCAACGACTACGGATCGGTGGCCTACGAAGCCGACGGCGGCGCAAATCATCGTGGATGGAAGTACCCACTCGGTGACAAGCTCCCCGATATCCTCCAATTCGGATCAAATGGCAAAGTTGCTGGTTTCCGTGAAGTCGATGTAAACGCATTCGAGGGAACCCTCGACGAACTGCGCACCATCTTCGCTGCATAGGAGGAATCGTGACTATGGCACTGATCTACCTCGCCGGAATCATCTCCGGTGTAATCCTTATAACTATCGCGGCGGCCGTCTGGATCGCCAGGGCCGCGACCACTATCGCTGAAAGGAATCATGGGGAAGCACTCGAATCCCATAGCGGGGCCGTCGCAAGTCGAGTTCCCGTGGCGCGCCACCGTGCGGGCGACACTCACCGCCCTTATTGGGATCTTGCCACTGCTCCCTGAGATTGCCCGCGCCGCCGACATCGAAACAGTGCCAGCAGTCGTGTCATTTCTTACGATCGCGGCGGCCGTCCAACGAATCATCACCCTACCGAGTGTCGATAAATGGCTTACATCAATCGGCCTTGGTGCCCACCCAAAGGAAAAAAATGCCGATTAACCTCGTGAAAGCGTCCGAGACCGCTCGCACAGTCGAGGGCATCGTCGTGCCATGGGAACAAGAAGGCAAGACCTCTACCGGCTCGCTGATTTTCCCCAAAGACACCCTCGATCACCCCGCCGAGCTCGAACGCGTCAAGCTGCTGGTTGGTCACTCCCCCGCCGGTATCCCCGTAGGCCACGCGATCGCCGCTGAATCCCGCGACGAAGGCCTATGGATGAAGTTTCAATTGGGATCGTCCGACGATGCCACCGATGCACTCGTGAAAGCCTCCGAGCATGTGGTCGATGCTTTCTCCATCGAGGCCGTGGGCCTCAAGCGACAAGGCTACCGCGCTACCTCGGCACTGCTAAAGGCAGTCGCGTTAGTCCCGTTCCCCGCTTTTGCCGAGGCACGAGTGACCGAGACTCACGCCGAGGATCACGACGAAACAGTCTCCGATAACACCACGATCGAAGAAGCCGCCGACGAAGAAAACGATGGCACCGACCAAGACCAGGAAGCCGAAGCCGACATGAAACCGAAGAAGAACCCCCTGCGCCCTGCGATCACCCCAGCAGGCATCCAAACCACTTCGAAAGAGGTACACGCATCACTCGACGATGCCCTCGGTGTACTCGTCGCCGCTCACAACGGTGAAATGTCGATGGATGAAGTTCACGCCGAGCTAAAGGATATCGTGGGCTCGTCCACACTGGTCAACAACCCTCCCCAGTGGCTAGGGGAGGTTTGGGCCGGTGTCGCCTACCAGCGACGGATCGTACCCCTGGTACAAAACAAGCCACTCCGAGGCCGCAAGGCAGTCGGCTTCCAGTGGAAAACTAAGCCCACCGTCGCTAAGTGGGCCGGTGATAAGAAGGACATTCCATCGACCGCCGCCGCATGGCAGGAGGTCACCGCCAAGGCTCAACCGTGGGCCGGTGGTAACGACCTCGACCGCCAGATGTGGGACTTTGGGGAAATCGAGACAATCAAGGCATATTGGGCCGCGATGGCTGAATCCTATGCCTACGAGACTGATAAAGAGCTCGGTGCATTCCTAACCAAGGAGTCAACCGATATTGGGGAGTCCGCCCCTGATCTGATCCGTGCGATTAGCCGTGGCGCACTGGCCGTCGATAAGACCGTGCACATCCCAGCGTCGTTTGCGATCGTCAACCCCGACGACCTGCAAACCGTGCTGGACTTCTCACAGCTCGACGTGCCGCACTACACAAACCTCACCCCAGTGAGTGATCCTGCGAAGTGGGTAACCTCCGAGTTCGTGGAAAAGGGCACCGCTATCGTTGGTGCCAAGCAAGCGGCGACCTTCTTCGAGCTCGCAGGCTCACCACTGCGTGTCGAGGCAGAACACATCGCCAAGGGTGGCAAAGACGCTGCGCTATTCGGCTACACCGCCACCCTACTCAACCGCAAAGAGGCACTAGTCAAGGTGCACTTTGAAAAGACCAAGCCCCTGCGTACGGCCTAACCCATGAAGATCATACTCGCCGATCTCGAATCGTGGCTCGACATCAGACTCACCGGAAATGAGCGTGATGTCGCCGAGTCTATTATCGAAGCCGTTAACGTCACTGTGACTAAATGGCATGGCGATCCGGATACATGGGAAAAGCGCTTTCACACAGGTGCTGTGATGCTCGCGGCGCACCTATGGCACCGTCGTGGCACGCCAGGCGGTGTAACCGCATTCGGTGATGAAGGCAGGCTGTATGTCCAAAAGCACGACCCGCA
The sequence above is drawn from the Corynebacterium rouxii genome and encodes:
- the orn gene encoding oligoribonuclease, with amino-acid sequence MVDTIHPKNDRLVWIDLEMTGLELDRHVIVEVAALITDADLNIIGEGVDLVVHATPEQLAEMDDFVTTMHTSSGLLDEIKASTVSLQEAEDAVLALIAQHCDPEHPAPLAGNSIATDRSFIRAQMPRLDKALHYRMVDVSSVKELSRRWAPRVYFNQPDKGMAHRALADIVESIRELDYYRRAWLISDPTSEDAESAKADATAAYQQFLQ
- a CDS encoding dihydrodipicolinate synthase family protein yields the protein MINAKVHVAVPTAFYADESLNIAATLAHAQYLLDHQIESVMLCGSTGEQHSLDLDEKIALARAVDRAKWPQGAEIIFGVSAIRQSHAVRLAQEVAQCERIDAILVGFPPYIRPTQDQARRFVTAITQAAGKPAIIYNNPARTGFDASASTLAQLCMLPDVIGVKDPGGAPKLAEVSREIAPFRARYYAGGELDLHAKVAHGYTYLSSVVGNIAPEETVAWFNALRQGEEYEGSAKLRELIDQLFAHHPIQFLKEKISAQEGINMGSCRLPLGPIVD
- a CDS encoding L,D-transpeptidase, giving the protein MAVEHRMETCCLRGICAVKRLSNKRRGTVVSKRCYVRMVALVAGLALGVTGCTIDSASPEKEQAASTTVEKKPAPVVSVSDGASKVNPADPVVVKSLGEGLSDVTMTNENGKIVEGEMATDARSWRTTEPLGYSRSYTVEATDRNGEKTTTEFTTVVPDGQAFASLAPLDGATVGVAQVIALRFDYAINDRKAVEDAVKITTEPAVEGAFFWISPYEVRWRPEHFWKPGTQVTVKADLYGKDLGNGIYGDNDNSATFAIGDRVEAVADDATKTMVIYKNGEQVNSMPVSMGANKWPTPNGIYTIGDKNPSLIMDSESYGLAHNDGGYRTEVKFATQMSYSGIYVHAAPWSVWAQGNSNTSHGCINVSTDNAAWFQNYVKRGDIVRVQNTIGGTLNGYDGLGDWNIDWDTWKAGNANG
- a CDS encoding helix-turn-helix domain-containing protein, which produces MTIAIDGAGFVPRFELKHRVKLAREYSQLQQSELAEKTGLSRTAIANIERGDATPRRSSLTLIAFATGVDRTWLETGKTPVGDNPNGGETVRHQGLEPRTH
- a CDS encoding MerR family transcriptional regulator gives rise to the protein MSSSLDVPDLVGTVDAARILGVSRGSVINFVKKGLLTPQARLGKRGTFAFQVQDVHDLREDRRK
- a CDS encoding HNH endonuclease is translated as MSWGGRHAQRLTALVLATYGDRCHLCGELGANTADHLIPRAAGGDDSLANMRPAHRSCNCSRQDMPLAEWRARRIDATRASRAQPSRPWL
- a CDS encoding terminase, translated to MKLNIGAGELDDNGKFRYHTVLASVPRQSGKTAGFMCTAIERTLTNREARVWYTAQSGAAARERWIKEAAQPVDAKLHGLFRIKYGAGDTRMRIPATDAEFRPMPPTAQYLHGEQANFVGIDEPWAHSEAEGAALLQSVIPTMATREDKGRGTQLWYFSTKGTAASTWWHNMLDDAINNPKSGVFVADYGIAPDVDPTDIEAVIAAHPGVHGGLIAPQAVYKAADQLSPAEFARGYGNVATTTHSPLFDMHRIDAIETDDPLDAGPVHIGVAVAWDRSLSAIVAAGRIAGTPAIEVIAARPGESWLTAAIDKIAARDDIASISIDSHGPASSIAEHLIAARDDITAIGPDDLVIGTEKFMTAVESDPPALALRRDTGLRDELPALKLRYLGDRGRLISRRQSQGPIPRIEAAVLALRRLEAVQEVKMPAPVIWSL
- a CDS encoding phage portal protein yields the protein MGVLQNLRDALALPSLAAAHTASVESPWATRGNLLPVSTPDFLEQSHTISRAGAMSLPPVARARRIIVSSIARCDLAAYRGDEQIDTPDWLTSTDGVMSPYHRMVWTIDDLFFHGWSLWAIERDRSGEILAADRVPFDDWSIDPENRVTWNGTLVGEDQVILIPGVDDGILRHSQALIDARELYAAASRASRSPVAHTELHQTGGDILSQEGIYDLLSAWARARRAPDGAVSFTPPNIEVKTHGSADSHLLVGGRNAAAVDIARVCGIPAVLLDASTDADKSIKYSNVDTRNIELIDYCLNSFMAPIAARLGMDDVVAPGIRLEFDTERLTSLTDVSVPDDENRNQQ
- a CDS encoding glycoside hydrolase family 25 protein; translated protein: MTIYGVDVSVHQNGLSLVQAKKEGYDFCILRMCDGTFRDVAFRSHLVDAEAAGMLISVYWYLRAPSEGTTIAQQVDMIDSQLQGRKDLAVWIDVESVTKAGIKTLTGADVWAAKKELERRGYTVAGVYSGAWYWENMPGGEPSMQGLGYLWVSSYGRNLNDYGSVAYEADGGANHRGWKYPLGDKLPDILQFGSNGKVAGFREVDVNAFEGTLDELRTIFAA
- a CDS encoding HK97 family phage prohead protease, which produces MPINLVKASETARTVEGIVVPWEQEGKTSTGSLIFPKDTLDHPAELERVKLLVGHSPAGIPVGHAIAAESRDEGLWMKFQLGSSDDATDALVKASEHVVDAFSIEAVGLKRQGYRATSALLKAVALVPFPAFAEARVTETHAEDHDETVSDNTTIEEAADEENDGTDQDQEAEADMKPKKNPLRPAITPAGIQTTSKEVHASLDDALGVLVAAHNGEMSMDEVHAELKDIVGSSTLVNNPPQWLGEVWAGVAYQRRIVPLVQNKPLRGRKAVGFQWKTKPTVAKWAGDKKDIPSTAAAWQEVTAKAQPWAGGNDLDRQMWDFGEIETIKAYWAAMAESYAYETDKELGAFLTKESTDIGESAPDLIRAISRGALAVDKTVHIPASFAIVNPDDLQTVLDFSQLDVPHYTNLTPVSDPAKWVTSEFVEKGTAIVGAKQAATFFELAGSPLRVEAEHIAKGGKDAALFGYTATLLNRKEALVKVHFEKTKPLRTA